Proteins co-encoded in one Brassica oleracea var. oleracea cultivar TO1000 chromosome C4, BOL, whole genome shotgun sequence genomic window:
- the LOC106339066 gene encoding uncharacterized N-acetyltransferase p20-like, which translates to MKVDLNETQPAVVVSSPPGRISLRPMTLSDVDDYMVWATDAEVARFCSWEPCTSREEAIKYITDSVLTHPWLRAICLEDDRPIGYILIMPVDKNRKEIGYVLARKYWGKGFATEAVRLVTAEVFKEMPEVERLEALVDVDNVGSQRVLEKVGFTREGVMKKFIVMKGSVRDMVMFSFLPTDPFK; encoded by the coding sequence ATGAAGGTGGACTTAAACGAGACTCAGCCAGCAGTGGTTGTTTCATCGCCGCCGGGAAGAATATCACTCCGGCCGATGACTCTTTCCGACGTTGACGACTACATGGTATGGGCCACAGACGCTGAAGTCGCACGCTTTTGCTCATGGGAGCCATGCACGAGCCGAGAAGAAGCCATCAAATACATAACGGATTCGGTCTTGACACACCCTTGGCTCCGAGCCATCTGTTTAGAGGACGATCGTCCCATCGGCTACATCTTGATCATGCCGGTCGATAAGAACAGGAAAGAGATAGGTTATGTGCTAGCGAGAAAGTATTGGGGAAAAGGGTTCGCTACGGAGGCGGTGAGGCTAGTGACGGCGGAGGTATTCAAGGAAATGCCGGAGGTTGAGAGGCTTGAGGCACTAGTGGACGTGGACAATGTCGGATCACAAAGGGTTCTTGAAAAAGTTGGGTTTACTAGAGAAGGTGTGATGAAGAAGTTTATAGTTATGAAAGGAAGTGTAAGAGATATGGTCATGTTTAGTTTCTTGCCTACTGATCCTTTCAAGTAA